From the genome of Triticum aestivum cultivar Chinese Spring chromosome 3B, IWGSC CS RefSeq v2.1, whole genome shotgun sequence, one region includes:
- the LOC123070793 gene encoding GDSL esterase/lipase At4g10955 gives MTVGRCPPPRSQIYLFSHAARKTTLSHLPVPTNPRPYPSTTFSSSPVLTRPTLALAPARRAGRPGGLICAAMAMDLVSPGPAAAAAGEVNPEAVKGEEEEDEDVVMVVGEVGGRCGGDAVVVAPADAEVEGHPYAFHVSGPRNLPPPNWREIIRSSWKDPNYKRMVMACFIQAVYLLEIDRQDQKGEEIGLAPKWWKPFKYKVTQTLVDERDGSIYGAVLEWDRSSALSDLILLRPSGAPRAVLALRGTLLQKPTIKRDLQDDLRFLVWESLKGSVRYVGALEALKAAVERFGSANVCVAGHSLGAGFALQVCKDLAKQGIFVDCHLFNPPSVSLAMSLRSMSEKASHLWQKVKASLPLKEEAALDSAKDEGSIKKKLRAEKKWVPHLYVNNSDYICCHYNAPSSSEPDGGTDEQQQQRKASEIAGDVVAKLFVTSSKGPQKFMEAHGLEQWWSDGMELLAVSDSKLIHRQLKSLYSSTAVPPTKS, from the exons ATGACCGTTGGGCGCTGCCCCCCGCCGAGATCCCAGATATACCTCTTCTCCCACGCCGCCAGGAAGACGACGCTCTCACATCTCCCGGTCCCCACGAATCCCCGCCCCTACCCCTCGACGACATTCTCGTCCTCCCCCGTGCTCACGCGCCCCACGCTTGCCCTCGCCCCCGCGCGGCGAGCGGGGCGGCCGGGAGGTTTGATCTGCGCCGCCATGGCGATGGACTTGGTGTCGCCTGggccggccgcggcggcggcaggggaggtgaATCCGGAGGCGgttaagggggaggaggaggaggacgaggatgtGGTGATGGTGGTGGGGGAGGTCGGGGGACGGTGCGGCGGCGATGCCGTGGTGGTGGCCCCGGCCGACGCGGAGGTCGAGGGGCACCCCTACGCCTTCCACGTCTCCGGCCCGCGCAACCTGCCGCCGCCCAACTGGAGGGAAATCATCAGATCGAGTTG GAAGGATCCAAATTACAAAAGGATGGTAATGGCATGCTTCATTCAGGCAGTCTACCTTCTTGAAATAGACAGACAAGACCAGAAAGGAGAAGAGATTGGCCTTGCTCCAAAATGGTGGAAGCCCTTCAAGTACAAGGTCACACAGACACTGGTGGACGAGAGAGATGGCTCCATATACGGCGCCGTCCTTGAGTGGGATCGGTCTTCTGCTTTGTCTGATCTTATCCTCCTAAGACCAAGTGGCGCGCCAAGGGCTGTGTTAGCTCTCCGAGGAACATTGCTGCAGAAGCCTACAATCAAGAGAGACCTACAGGACGATCTACGTTTCCTGGTTTGGGAGAGCTTAAAAGGATCAGTGAGATACGTTGGCGCTTTAGAAGCACTGAAGGCTGCAGTTGAGAGATTTGGGAGCGCAAATGTTTGCGTCGCAGGGCACTCGTTGGGAGCTGGCTTTGCCCTTCAGGTATGCAAAGATCTCGCCAAGCAAGGAATCTTCGTAGACTGCCACCTGTTCAATCCACCTTCTGTTTCACTTGCCATGAGCCTAAGAAGCATGAGCGAGAAGGCCAGTCACCTGTGGCAGAAAGTGAAGGCAAGCCTGCCATTGAAGGAAGAAGCAGCGCTTGACAGTGCAAAAGATGAGGGCAGCATCAAGAAGAAACTGCGCGCAGAGAAGAAATGGGTGCCACACTTGTATGTGAACAACAGTGACTACATCTGCTGCCACTACAATGCTCCCTCTTCCTCTGAACCCGACGGCGGTACggatgagcagcagcagcagcgcaaggcGAGTGAGATTGCTGGTGATGTGGTCGCGAAGCTCTTCGTCACGTCGTCGAAAGGCCCACAGAAGTTCATGGAGGCGCACGGGCTGGAGCAATGGTGGTCGGATGGGATGGAGCTGCTGGCCGTGTCTGACAGCAAGCTTATACACAGGCAACTGAAGTCTCTATACTCGTCCACAGCAGTACCACCTACAAAGTCATAG